The following proteins are encoded in a genomic region of Chitinophagales bacterium:
- a CDS encoding potassium transporter, whose amino-acid sequence MGFKTSRLEEERNRKDDGFGTNATNNRVRMIRADGSFNVRRKGQSFGAWFNIFHRLTTMKALPFIAIVAFTYFIVNLLFAMIYYIIGTEFLNGIQSQTNYIHPFWSAFFFSSQTLTTVGYGHISPIGMITNGVAAVESLLGLMMFAIITGLLYGRFSRPTPKIKFSNNIIIAPYLDINGLMFRLINERNNQLINVKADVSLSRNEVDSNGKTSRKYYNLSLERELIKFFATSWTVVHPITEDSPLYQATPKSIAESDTEILIAIEGINDTYADPVHVRMSYLYKEFLWSKKFVPILSDEDNTYIVDINKIDDMIDAPLNSY is encoded by the coding sequence ATTGGCTTTAAAACATCTCGCTTAGAAGAAGAAAGAAACCGAAAAGATGATGGTTTTGGTACTAATGCAACCAACAACAGAGTTAGAATGATTCGTGCTGATGGCAGTTTTAATGTGCGTCGTAAAGGGCAGTCGTTTGGTGCATGGTTTAATATTTTTCATCGACTAACAACTATGAAAGCACTTCCTTTTATAGCTATTGTTGCTTTTACCTACTTTATAGTAAATCTATTATTTGCTATGATATACTATATTATTGGTACAGAATTTCTGAATGGCATTCAATCGCAAACAAATTATATTCATCCATTTTGGAGTGCTTTTTTCTTTAGTAGCCAAACTTTAACAACAGTTGGCTACGGACATATCAGTCCAATTGGAATGATAACCAATGGTGTTGCAGCTGTAGAATCTTTACTTGGGTTGATGATGTTTGCAATTATTACAGGTTTATTATACGGAAGATTTAGCAGACCTACACCAAAAATAAAATTCAGTAACAACATTATAATTGCACCTTATTTAGATATTAATGGTTTGATGTTTCGATTAATCAACGAACGCAACAATCAACTAATTAATGTAAAAGCAGATGTTTCACTTTCTAGAAATGAAGTAGATAGCAATGGAAAAACGAGTAGAAAATACTACAATTTATCATTAGAACGAGAACTCATTAAATTTTTTGCTACGAGTTGGACAGTAGTACATCCAATAACAGAAGACAGTCCATTGTATCAAGCAACACCAAAAAGCATTGCCGAATCAGATACAGAGATTCTTATTGCTATTGAAGGCATCAACGATACTTATGCAGATCCTGTACATGTAAGAATGTCGTATTTGTATAAAGAGTTTTTATGGAGCAAAAAGTTTGTTCCTATTTTATCAGACGAAGACAATACTTACATTGTAGACATCAACAAAATAGACGACATGATAGATGCACCATTAAATAGTTATTGA
- a CDS encoding helix-turn-helix transcriptional regulator codes for MNTKNNNITTFAEHLDKQYGKIGTDKRTEFEIKAKAFAIGEVIKEERRLAKLTQEQLAQKTGTKKSFISRIENGHSDIQLSTLYRLLEIGLGKKISLTIS; via the coding sequence ATGAATACAAAAAATAATAATATTACTACTTTTGCTGAACATCTTGACAAACAATATGGGAAAATTGGTACTGATAAAAGAACAGAGTTTGAAATTAAAGCAAAAGCATTTGCTATTGGCGAAGTAATAAAAGAAGAAAGGCGTTTAGCTAAATTAACACAAGAACAATTAGCTCAAAAAACAGGTACAAAAAAAAGTTTTATCTCTCGTATAGAAAATGGTCATAGTGATATACAGCTTTCAACTTTGTATAGACTATTAGAAATAGGTCTTGGAAAAAAAATATCATTGACAATATCATAA
- a CDS encoding anthranilate synthase component I family protein — MRTFYSLDIANIDLFKEKLLQISKQFSDVCILESNNYPHYPYTHFGNFIALDSLQVFSCKNKGLDDLQQFINQTNDWLFGYIAYDVKNEIEPILSSTNFDGISADNINFFQPKYLISIEKDKVLCGVISEYHYEEFIALINQNIYNDDTIATNKIVLQSKVDKQLYINTINTIKKEIQIGNIYEMNYCMEWFADYININPENIFKQLNQISQAPFTAYYKSKEIYMLCASPERFLKKHNDILITQPIKGTRKRSKDLNEDEQLKQELEQHSKERAENIMIVDLVRNDLSKIANKSTVTVEELCKIYSFEQVHQMISTVTAEVDNSVSFTEIIKAMFPMGSMTGAPKIAAMQIIEQLEKTKRGIYSGTIGYITPKGNFDFNVVIRGIIYNSKNKYLSIQTGSAITIDSIAENEYEECLLKAKAMMSALTE; from the coding sequence ATGCGTACATTTTATTCATTAGACATAGCAAACATCGATTTATTCAAAGAAAAATTACTACAAATTAGTAAGCAGTTTAGTGATGTATGTATATTAGAAAGCAATAACTATCCACACTATCCATATACGCATTTTGGAAATTTTATAGCACTCGATAGCTTACAAGTTTTTTCTTGCAAAAACAAAGGTTTAGACGACTTACAACAATTCATCAATCAAACTAATGATTGGCTTTTTGGTTATATTGCCTACGATGTAAAAAACGAAATTGAACCTATTTTATCGTCTACTAATTTCGATGGCATTTCTGCAGACAACATCAACTTTTTTCAACCAAAATATTTAATTAGTATAGAAAAAGACAAAGTGCTTTGTGGTGTAATTTCAGAGTATCACTACGAAGAATTTATAGCACTTATCAATCAAAATATTTACAATGATGATACTATTGCGACTAATAAAATTGTACTTCAATCAAAAGTAGATAAACAATTATATATTAATACAATAAATACTATTAAAAAAGAAATACAAATTGGCAATATATACGAAATGAATTATTGCATGGAATGGTTTGCAGACTATATCAACATCAATCCAGAAAATATATTTAAACAACTTAACCAAATTTCACAAGCACCATTTACCGCTTATTATAAATCGAAAGAAATTTATATGTTGTGTGCAAGTCCAGAACGATTTTTAAAAAAGCACAACGACATACTCATTACACAACCAATAAAAGGTACAAGAAAACGAAGTAAAGATTTAAATGAAGATGAACAACTGAAACAAGAATTAGAACAACACAGTAAAGAAAGAGCAGAAAATATTATGATCGTCGATTTAGTACGAAATGACTTATCTAAAATTGCCAATAAAAGTACCGTTACAGTAGAAGAATTGTGTAAAATATATTCGTTTGAGCAAGTGCATCAAATGATATCTACCGTAACAGCTGAAGTAGACAATAGTGTTTCATTTACTGAAATAATAAAAGCTATGTTTCCGATGGGAAGTATGACTGGTGCTCCAAAAATTGCAGCAATGCAAATTATAGAACAATTGGAAAAAACCAAGCGAGGCATTTATTCTGGAACGATTGGTTACATTACACCAAAAGGCAATTTCGATTTTAATGTAGTAATTCGTGGTATTATTTATAACAGTAAAAATAAATATTTGTCAATTCAAACAGGCAGTGCTATAACCATAGACAGCATAGCAGAAAACGAATATGAAGAATGTCTACTTAAAGCCAAAGCAATGATGAGTGCGCTAACTGAGTAA
- the icd gene encoding NADP-dependent isocitrate dehydrogenase — MAEKISMQNGQLQVPNNPIIPFIEGDGIGPDIWSASVKVFDAAVEKAYGGERKIEWKEVLTGEKAYKQTGEWLPEETLVAIKEHLVAIKGPLTTPVGGGIRSLNVALRQLLDLYACVRPVRYFNGVPSNFKVPEQVDMVIFRENTEDIYAGIEWLQGTADAKKIVEFIINDMGVSDKIRFPETSSIGIKPVSLEGSERLIRAAIEYAIAQGRKSVTLVHKGNIMKFTEGKFKEWGYQLAAREFGDKVFTWAQYDEILAEDGIDAANDAQKKAMSEGKILVKDAIADNFLQQIILRPSEYDVIATLNLNGDYISDALAALVGGIGIAPGANINYITGMAIFEATHGTAPKYANLDKVNPSSVILSGVMMLDYMGWQEAGKLITKGIEKSIEAKTVTYDFERLMDNATLLKCSEFGDAIIKNME; from the coding sequence ATGGCAGAGAAAATTAGCATGCAGAATGGACAACTTCAAGTTCCGAACAATCCTATTATTCCATTTATAGAAGGTGATGGTATTGGTCCAGATATTTGGAGTGCATCGGTAAAAGTATTTGATGCAGCAGTAGAAAAAGCGTATGGTGGCGAAAGAAAAATTGAATGGAAAGAAGTTTTAACTGGAGAAAAAGCGTATAAGCAAACTGGAGAATGGTTGCCTGAAGAAACTTTGGTAGCAATAAAAGAACATTTAGTAGCAATAAAAGGACCTTTAACTACGCCAGTTGGTGGAGGAATTCGTTCTTTGAATGTGGCTTTGCGTCAGTTATTAGATTTGTATGCTTGTGTTCGTCCTGTGAGATATTTTAATGGTGTTCCATCTAACTTTAAAGTGCCAGAACAAGTAGATATGGTTATTTTTAGAGAAAATACCGAAGATATTTATGCTGGTATTGAATGGCTACAAGGAACTGCTGATGCAAAAAAAATTGTAGAATTCATCATTAACGATATGGGTGTTTCTGATAAAATTAGATTTCCAGAAACATCATCTATTGGTATAAAACCTGTTTCTTTAGAAGGTTCTGAAAGATTAATTAGAGCTGCTATTGAATATGCTATTGCTCAAGGCAGAAAAAGTGTTACACTAGTTCACAAAGGTAATATCATGAAGTTTACAGAAGGTAAATTTAAAGAATGGGGTTATCAATTAGCTGCAAGAGAGTTTGGCGATAAAGTATTTACTTGGGCTCAATACGATGAAATTTTAGCAGAAGATGGTATTGATGCAGCTAATGATGCTCAGAAAAAAGCAATGAGCGAAGGCAAAATTCTAGTAAAAGATGCTATTGCAGATAATTTCTTACAACAAATTATATTAAGACCAAGCGAATATGATGTAATTGCTACACTTAACTTAAATGGCGATTATATTTCTGATGCTTTAGCTGCTTTAGTTGGAGGTATTGGTATTGCTCCTGGTGCTAATATTAATTATATTACTGGAATGGCAATTTTCGAAGCTACGCATGGTACTGCACCAAAATATGCTAACTTAGATAAAGTAAATCCAAGTTCTGTAATATTGTCTGGTGTAATGATGCTAGATTATATGGGCTGGCAAGAAGCAGGAAAACTCATTACAAAAGGTATAGAAAAATCGATAGAAGCAAAAACAGTTACTTACGATTTTGAACGACTAATGGACAATGCTACACTATTAAAATGTTCTGAGTTTGGCGATGCCATTATTAAGAATATGGAATAG
- the recJ gene encoding single-stranded-DNA-specific exonuclease RecJ encodes MSVNKRWIYLEADENKVAHLQEVLKINPILCKLLVLRGITTFEEAENFFRPKLEQLHNPFLMKDMDKAIDRIEKAMTNNEKVLIYGDYDVDGTTSVALVYSYFINTYTNLEYYIPDRYTEGYGISLQGIDYAAENNFSLIIALDCGIKAREQVDYAKSKNIDFIICDHHLPDETLPNAVAILNPKQKDCTYPYKDLSGCGIGFKLAQAYAEKHQLDKTNLNNQLDLVATSIASDLVPITGENRILAKFGVEQVNKAPRAGIKALLKELKLNRKLEISDLVFIIGPRINAAGRIAHGSEAVELLIAKNLTEAFTKIKKVQQNNDNRKEMDKSITDEAFAILKNNDTYKNRKSTVLYQEHWHKGVIGIVASRLIEKYHKPTVILAASNGKAVGSARSVPGFDLHDAIEQCADLLEKFGGHKYAAGLTIEIENIPAFIEKFENIVASNIKDEMLITPIEIDAEIELSDINEKFFNIIQQMAPFGPQNMQPTFVTKNVYDTGFSKIVKKEHLKISIMKDADNPINGIGFGMAYLYKNIIQQKDTFDICYHLCKNSWNGQEKIELRIKDIQ; translated from the coding sequence ATGTCTGTAAACAAACGATGGATTTACTTAGAAGCTGATGAAAATAAAGTGGCACACTTACAGGAAGTACTAAAAATTAATCCAATTTTATGTAAATTATTGGTTTTAAGAGGAATAACTACTTTTGAAGAAGCAGAAAACTTTTTCAGACCAAAACTAGAACAATTACACAATCCATTCTTAATGAAAGATATGGATAAAGCGATAGATAGAATTGAAAAAGCAATGACTAATAATGAGAAAGTTCTTATTTATGGCGATTATGATGTAGATGGCACAACTTCTGTTGCTTTAGTATATTCTTATTTTATTAATACATATACTAATTTAGAATATTATATTCCTGATAGATATACAGAAGGTTATGGAATTTCCTTGCAAGGAATTGATTACGCAGCTGAGAATAATTTCTCATTGATTATTGCATTGGATTGTGGCATTAAAGCAAGGGAACAAGTAGATTATGCTAAAAGCAAAAACATAGATTTTATTATTTGTGACCATCACTTACCAGACGAAACTTTACCTAATGCAGTAGCTATTTTAAATCCTAAGCAAAAAGACTGTACTTATCCTTATAAAGATTTAAGTGGTTGTGGTATTGGTTTTAAACTAGCACAAGCATACGCAGAAAAACATCAGTTAGATAAAACCAATTTGAATAATCAATTAGATTTAGTCGCAACAAGTATTGCTTCTGATTTAGTACCTATTACTGGCGAAAATAGAATTTTAGCAAAATTTGGTGTAGAACAAGTCAATAAAGCACCAAGAGCAGGAATTAAAGCTTTACTAAAAGAGTTAAAACTCAACAGAAAACTAGAAATTTCTGATTTGGTATTTATTATTGGTCCTAGAATAAATGCTGCTGGAAGAATTGCTCATGGTTCGGAAGCAGTTGAACTGTTAATAGCCAAAAATTTGACAGAAGCGTTTACCAAAATAAAAAAAGTACAACAAAACAATGACAATAGAAAAGAAATGGACAAATCTATTACAGATGAAGCATTTGCCATTCTAAAAAACAACGACACTTATAAAAACAGAAAATCTACGGTATTATATCAAGAGCATTGGCACAAAGGCGTTATTGGTATTGTAGCATCAAGGTTGATAGAAAAATACCATAAGCCAACTGTAATTTTAGCAGCATCAAACGGAAAAGCAGTTGGTAGTGCTAGGTCAGTTCCTGGTTTTGATTTACATGATGCTATTGAACAATGTGCCGACTTGCTAGAAAAATTTGGTGGACATAAATACGCTGCTGGTTTAACTATCGAAATTGAAAATATTCCTGCTTTTATAGAAAAGTTTGAAAATATTGTTGCTAGTAATATCAAAGATGAAATGCTCATCACGCCAATAGAAATTGATGCCGAAATAGAACTGTCAGACATCAACGAAAAGTTTTTTAATATTATACAACAAATGGCTCCTTTTGGACCACAAAATATGCAACCTACCTTTGTTACTAAAAATGTATACGATACAGGTTTTAGCAAAATCGTAAAAAAAGAACATTTAAAAATAAGTATTATGAAAGATGCCGATAATCCTATTAATGGCATAGGTTTTGGTATGGCATACTTATATAAAAATATAATTCAACAAAAAGATACTTTTGATATTTGCTATCACTTGTGTAAGAATAGTTGGAACGGACAAGAAAAAATAGAATTACGCATAAAAGATATTCAGTAG
- a CDS encoding type B 50S ribosomal protein L31: MKKDIHPKEYRTVVFKDFSCDYTFLGKSCAATKDTITWEDGNEYPLVKLEISNMSHPYYTGKMKFVDTAGRIDKFNKKYAKKK; the protein is encoded by the coding sequence ATGAAAAAAGACATACATCCTAAAGAATATAGAACAGTAGTATTTAAAGATTTTTCTTGCGATTATACTTTTTTAGGCAAATCATGTGCTGCAACTAAAGATACGATTACTTGGGAAGACGGTAACGAATATCCACTAGTAAAATTAGAAATCTCTAATATGTCACATCCATATTATACAGGAAAAATGAAATTTGTTGATACTGCTGGTAGAATTGACAAATTCAATAAAAAATACGCTAAGAAAAAATAA
- the lptB gene encoding LPS export ABC transporter ATP-binding protein, giving the protein MKLIASHLVKIYNSRKVVNDVSLEVNQGEIVGLLGPNGAGKTTSFYMTTGLVKPDSGKVYLNEQDISTMAMYKRAKLGIGYLPQENSVFRSLSVEDNIKAILEFRPISKQAQKDKLEDLLNEFGLTHIRKTKGKLLSGGERRRTEIARALASDPKFILLDEPFAGIDPIAVEDIQYIVAKLKFKNIGILITDHNVQETLSITDRAYLMFEGKLLKQGTAEELASDEQVKKVYLGEQFELKRKQINLDNR; this is encoded by the coding sequence GTGAAATTAATTGCATCACATTTAGTAAAAATATACAATAGCAGAAAAGTAGTTAATGATGTTTCTCTAGAAGTCAATCAAGGAGAAATTGTAGGATTACTAGGGCCAAATGGTGCAGGAAAAACCACTTCTTTTTATATGACAACAGGTTTAGTAAAACCAGATAGTGGCAAAGTATATCTAAACGAACAAGATATTTCTACTATGGCAATGTATAAAAGAGCTAAATTAGGTATTGGTTATTTACCACAAGAAAACTCAGTATTTCGTTCACTTTCTGTCGAAGACAATATAAAAGCTATTTTAGAATTTAGACCAATAAGCAAGCAAGCACAAAAAGATAAACTAGAAGATTTATTAAATGAATTTGGCTTAACACACATTAGAAAAACCAAAGGCAAATTACTTTCTGGTGGTGAAAGACGAAGAACAGAAATTGCAAGAGCATTAGCTTCCGATCCAAAATTTATTTTGTTAGATGAACCTTTCGCAGGAATTGATCCAATTGCAGTAGAAGACATACAATACATTGTAGCCAAACTAAAGTTTAAAAATATTGGTATACTAATTACCGACCATAATGTACAAGAAACACTGTCTATTACAGATAGAGCATATTTAATGTTTGAAGGAAAATTACTAAAACAAGGCACAGCAGAAGAGCTTGCTAGCGATGAACAAGTTAAAAAAGTATATTTAGGAGAACAGTTTGAACTCAAACGAAAACAAATTAATCTAGACAACAGATAA